The Thermanaerovibrio acidaminovorans DSM 6589 genome contains a region encoding:
- a CDS encoding diacylglycerol kinase: MGQWKNTSLLRKFLFSCNGLKVAFTMERAVCYEVCSSATVLLLGIAMKRPLDRTIPAFLISLLPLSLELVNSAVEILIDCHIGQTYREDIRRTKDMLSASVFVSLVSCYGVAMWLLIRQP; this comes from the coding sequence TTGGGTCAGTGGAAGAACACAAGCTTACTTAGGAAGTTTCTGTTCTCGTGCAACGGCCTCAAGGTGGCGTTCACCATGGAGAGGGCGGTATGCTACGAGGTTTGCTCCTCCGCCACTGTGCTCCTCCTGGGGATAGCCATGAAGAGACCGTTGGATCGGACGATCCCCGCCTTCCTGATCTCCCTTCTCCCCCTCTCCCTCGAGTTGGTCAACTCCGCGGTGGAGATCCTGATCGACTGCCACATAGGACAGACCTACCGGGAGGACATCCGGCGGACCAAGGACATGCTGTCCGCCTCGGTCTTCGTCAGTCTGGTATCCTGCTACGGGGTGGCCATGTGGCTACTGATTAGGCAACCATGA
- a CDS encoding 1-phosphofructokinase family hexose kinase — MILTVTLNPAVDEEYVVPEFRPGGWFRASQVNRSPGGKGINVSIILKQMGVDSVAMGFLGGYNGGYIRDQLAKLGISTSFVHLRGETRTTTYVVDEIGRVETGIVEAGPYVPESALARFLKAYYRMLGRCSSVMIGGSLPPGVPQDIYRDLVHMASVRGKDVFVDASSGALLSAVDGGPKVVKVDHRFMSMVMDVPLLSLDNLKSVAAKLHDEGVPWVVTSYRGYGDLFSTPEGVYIGEVPKSRVVSLFGAGDALMAGLVLAFQEGMGTEDSIRFAMGCALEDSLHLEKGVQSREAVDEAARNVKVTRVG, encoded by the coding sequence GTGATCCTCACCGTAACTTTAAACCCCGCGGTGGATGAGGAGTACGTGGTTCCGGAGTTCAGACCCGGGGGATGGTTTCGTGCCTCCCAGGTGAACAGGTCACCGGGGGGTAAGGGTATTAACGTCTCCATCATCTTGAAACAGATGGGGGTAGACTCGGTGGCCATGGGCTTCCTGGGGGGCTATAACGGAGGCTACATCCGGGATCAGCTGGCCAAGCTGGGCATATCGACCAGCTTCGTTCATCTGAGGGGCGAGACCCGAACGACCACCTACGTGGTGGACGAGATAGGTAGGGTTGAGACCGGGATAGTGGAGGCGGGACCCTACGTTCCCGAATCGGCCCTTGCCAGGTTCCTCAAGGCCTACTACAGGATGCTAGGAAGGTGCAGTTCCGTCATGATAGGCGGATCTCTGCCCCCAGGGGTGCCTCAGGACATATACCGGGACCTGGTTCACATGGCGTCCGTGAGGGGCAAGGACGTGTTCGTCGACGCCTCCTCGGGGGCCTTGCTGTCCGCTGTTGACGGGGGGCCCAAGGTGGTGAAGGTGGACCACCGCTTCATGTCCATGGTGATGGACGTTCCCCTCCTGTCCCTGGACAACCTTAAGTCGGTGGCGGCCAAGCTTCACGACGAAGGGGTTCCTTGGGTGGTCACCTCCTATCGGGGCTATGGGGACCTCTTCTCCACCCCCGAGGGGGTCTACATAGGGGAGGTCCCCAAGAGCAGGGTGGTCTCCCTCTTCGGCGCCGGAGATGCCCTCATGGCGGGTCTCGTTTTAGCCTTCCAGGAGGGGATGGGGACCGAGGACTCGATCCGCTTCGCCATGGGTTGCGCCCTGGAGGACTCCCTCCACCTGGAGAAGGGCGTCCAATCCCGGGAGGCGGTGGACGAGGCGGCCCGGAACGTCAAGGTTACCAGAGTTGGGTGA
- a CDS encoding low molecular weight protein arginine phosphatase encodes MRKVLFVCTGNTCRSPMAEAFLRSLCGSSVEVASAGLLTVDGLSASPLAVEVSREFGVDISGHRSSCLQDELVDGDTLLVGMSRSHVDVLLQRGYGITALGVHLFGELVGRGQVDVPDPFGWGEKEYRSVAALIWDWSNELARLKPWEGMGS; translated from the coding sequence ATGCGCAAGGTCCTCTTCGTTTGCACCGGCAACACCTGCAGGAGCCCCATGGCGGAGGCCTTCTTGAGGTCTCTATGCGGCTCCTCCGTGGAGGTGGCCTCCGCAGGGCTCTTGACCGTGGACGGCCTGTCCGCCAGCCCCCTGGCGGTGGAGGTATCAAGGGAGTTCGGCGTTGACATATCCGGTCATAGGTCCTCATGCCTCCAGGATGAATTGGTGGACGGGGACACCCTTTTGGTGGGCATGTCCAGGTCCCACGTTGACGTGTTGCTGCAGAGGGGTTACGGAATTACCGCCCTGGGAGTCCATCTCTTCGGGGAGCTGGTGGGAAGGGGACAGGTGGATGTGCCCGACCCGTTCGGTTGGGGGGAGAAAGAGTACAGGTCCGTGGCGGCCTTGATATGGGACTGGAGTAATGAACTGGCCAGGCTTAAGCCCTGGGAGGGAATGGGGTCTTAA
- a CDS encoding formate--tetrahydrofolate ligase, translating to MLSDIEIAQAAQCKPIGEIGAELGIPEEFLVPYGRNKAKVDLNFYKAIQDRPQGKLILVTATTPTAAGEGKTTVTIGLTQALVKKGKKAMLCLREPSLGPCFGVKGGAAGGGYSQVLPMEEINLHFTGDIHAVGVAHNLLAAMIDNHIHQGNQLNIDPRTVTWRRVVDMNDRALRNVVIGLGGKADGVPRETGFDITVASEVMAILCLAESLSDLKDRLGRIVVARTYDGKPVTAAQLKANGAMAALLKEAIRPNLVQTIEHVPAFVHGGPFANIAHGTNSVVATKMALKLRDYVVVEAGFASDLGAEKFMDIVSPYGGFHPDAVVVVTTVRALKLHGGVPKDRLSEENLEALRAGIPNLEAHVENMRQFGVPVVVALNRFVADTDDEIQLVREAVLSKGARMALAEVWAKGGDGGLELAQMVLEALDEGANYHKLYDWDLPLKDKISTIATKVYGADGVDFSPAASKALAELEEMGYGKLPVCMAKTQMSLSDQPELKGRPRGFRLNVREVRLSAGAGFVVAICGSIMTMPGLPKSPAAERIDIDDQGRITGLF from the coding sequence GTGTTGTCGGACATCGAGATCGCCCAGGCGGCGCAGTGCAAGCCAATAGGGGAGATAGGCGCGGAGCTAGGCATACCGGAGGAGTTCCTGGTCCCCTACGGTCGCAACAAGGCCAAGGTGGATCTGAACTTCTATAAGGCCATACAGGATAGGCCCCAGGGTAAGCTGATCCTTGTGACCGCCACGACCCCCACCGCTGCCGGAGAGGGGAAGACCACGGTCACCATAGGTCTCACTCAGGCGCTGGTCAAAAAGGGTAAGAAGGCCATGCTGTGCCTCCGGGAGCCCTCCCTTGGCCCCTGCTTCGGCGTAAAGGGGGGCGCCGCTGGGGGCGGCTACTCCCAGGTTCTTCCGATGGAGGAGATAAACCTCCATTTCACCGGGGACATCCACGCGGTGGGCGTGGCCCACAACCTGTTGGCCGCCATGATCGACAACCACATTCACCAGGGTAACCAGCTCAACATAGATCCCCGCACGGTCACCTGGCGCAGGGTGGTGGATATGAACGACCGGGCCCTCAGGAACGTGGTGATAGGCCTTGGGGGCAAGGCGGACGGGGTCCCCAGGGAGACCGGGTTCGACATAACAGTCGCCTCGGAGGTGATGGCCATCCTGTGTCTGGCCGAGAGCCTATCGGATCTGAAGGATAGGCTGGGGCGGATAGTGGTGGCCAGGACCTACGATGGCAAGCCGGTCACCGCCGCCCAGTTGAAGGCCAACGGTGCCATGGCGGCGTTGCTCAAGGAGGCCATCCGTCCCAATCTGGTGCAGACCATAGAGCACGTGCCCGCCTTCGTCCACGGGGGGCCCTTCGCCAACATAGCCCACGGGACCAACTCGGTGGTGGCCACCAAGATGGCCCTCAAGCTGAGGGACTACGTGGTGGTTGAGGCGGGCTTCGCATCGGACCTGGGGGCGGAGAAGTTCATGGACATAGTCTCCCCCTACGGGGGTTTCCACCCCGATGCGGTGGTGGTGGTCACCACCGTGAGGGCCCTTAAGCTTCACGGCGGGGTCCCCAAGGACAGGCTCTCGGAGGAGAACCTTGAGGCTCTCAGGGCGGGTATACCCAACCTGGAGGCCCATGTGGAGAACATGCGGCAGTTCGGCGTGCCGGTGGTGGTGGCCCTCAACCGCTTCGTGGCGGACACCGATGATGAGATCCAGCTGGTGAGGGAGGCGGTCCTGTCCAAGGGGGCCCGGATGGCCTTGGCGGAGGTCTGGGCCAAGGGGGGAGACGGTGGGCTGGAGCTGGCTCAGATGGTCCTGGAGGCCCTCGATGAGGGGGCAAATTACCACAAGCTGTACGATTGGGATCTGCCCCTGAAGGACAAGATATCCACCATAGCCACCAAGGTCTACGGGGCCGATGGGGTTGACTTCTCCCCCGCCGCGTCCAAGGCCCTGGCGGAGCTAGAGGAAATGGGGTACGGAAAGTTGCCGGTTTGCATGGCCAAGACTCAGATGTCCCTTTCGGACCAGCCGGAGCTCAAGGGACGCCCCAGGGGCTTCCGGCTGAACGTGAGGGAGGTCCGCCTGTCCGCCGGAGCTGGGTTCGTGGTGGCCATATGCGGCTCCATCATGACCATGCCTGGACTTCCGAAGTCGCCGGCGGCGGAGAGGATAGACATCGACGACCAGGGCAGGATAACCGGTCTTTTCTAG
- a CDS encoding N5-glutamine methyltransferase family protein → MKLRDLKQEIIKTLSGTDGVLRPSWEASLILATCLGVGREKLVSMGEEDVSPHVALEMTARRAKGEPLAYVLGTMDFLQWNFLVGPGCLIPRPETEVLASLAAETLGPRGRFLDWGTGSGCIACSLAMMVDGSQGVAMDASPGALKWAWRNVQRYRLSNRVLLVHGSSAHFISQDLTPFDLVVANPPYIPSEHMGELDGSVSRFEPHLALNGGDGGIQVPVEWLRGAVRLLRAGGQVLMETAGDWQLSILEALEIEGLSFVGSHQDQFGVRRVGRWKRVADEIE, encoded by the coding sequence TTGAAGCTTAGGGATCTTAAACAGGAGATCATCAAGACCCTGTCCGGGACGGACGGGGTCTTGCGTCCATCTTGGGAGGCGTCCCTCATATTGGCCACTTGCCTCGGTGTGGGGCGAGAGAAGCTTGTGTCCATGGGGGAGGAGGATGTATCCCCCCATGTGGCCCTGGAGATGACCGCGAGGAGGGCCAAAGGGGAGCCGTTGGCGTATGTGTTGGGAACCATGGACTTCCTTCAATGGAACTTCCTGGTGGGACCTGGCTGTCTCATCCCAAGGCCGGAGACGGAGGTTCTGGCCTCACTTGCGGCGGAGACGTTGGGCCCCCGGGGCCGTTTCCTGGACTGGGGGACCGGAAGCGGGTGCATCGCCTGTTCCCTGGCGATGATGGTGGACGGAAGCCAGGGGGTGGCCATGGACGCTAGCCCCGGGGCCCTCAAGTGGGCCTGGAGGAACGTCCAGCGATACCGCCTGTCGAACCGGGTCCTTTTGGTCCATGGATCTTCCGCTCACTTCATATCCCAAGACCTCACTCCCTTCGACCTGGTGGTGGCCAACCCTCCCTACATACCGTCGGAGCACATGGGAGAGCTGGACGGCTCGGTATCCCGGTTTGAGCCCCACCTGGCTCTGAACGGGGGTGATGGGGGTATCCAGGTCCCAGTGGAGTGGCTGAGGGGAGCGGTCCGCCTGTTGCGGGCTGGGGGGCAGGTCCTGATGGAGACCGCCGGGGATTGGCAGCTCTCCATCCTTGAGGCCCTTGAGATAGAGGGGCTCTCCTTCGTGGGGTCTCATCAGGATCAGTTCGGGGTTCGAAGAGTTGGCCGGTGGAAAAGGGTGGCGGATGAGATAGAATAA
- the thyX gene encoding FAD-dependent thymidylate synthase: MSLDVRLISHSPDPVRLVAAAARLCYSPVGASDILMALDDRQASSLIDRLHRSGHMSPFEHASFTFSVDGLSRVASHQLVRHRIASFSQQSQRYVDSSGGGCVMPPSVAASPEAAKVFSDSVRASMEAYRALCSMGIPREDARFLLPHGFETRMVFTMNARELHHFFSLRLCRRAQWEIRALALEMLRLVRGVAMELFRLAGPSCVVNGRCDEERPCGRPFSSVEDLLCSS; this comes from the coding sequence TTGTCCTTGGATGTAAGGTTGATCTCCCATTCCCCCGATCCGGTGAGGTTGGTGGCCGCCGCCGCCCGGCTCTGCTATAGCCCCGTGGGGGCCAGCGATATCTTGATGGCACTGGATGACAGGCAGGCATCGAGCCTGATAGATCGGCTCCACAGGAGCGGCCACATGTCGCCCTTCGAGCACGCATCCTTTACCTTCTCGGTGGATGGACTTAGCCGGGTGGCGTCCCATCAGCTGGTGCGTCACCGGATAGCCAGCTTCTCCCAGCAGAGCCAGAGGTACGTTGACTCCTCGGGTGGGGGGTGCGTGATGCCCCCGTCGGTGGCGGCATCCCCGGAGGCGGCCAAGGTGTTCAGCGATTCGGTCAGGGCTTCCATGGAGGCCTACAGGGCCCTCTGCTCCATGGGGATCCCCAGGGAGGATGCCCGATTCCTCCTGCCCCATGGCTTCGAGACCAGGATGGTGTTCACCATGAACGCCCGGGAGCTACATCACTTCTTCTCCCTTAGGCTCTGCAGGAGGGCCCAGTGGGAGATAAGGGCCTTGGCGCTAGAGATGCTACGGCTCGTTCGGGGGGTCGCCATGGAGCTCTTCCGCCTGGCGGGCCCCTCCTGTGTGGTGAACGGAAGGTGTGACGAGGAGCGTCCCTGCGGACGACCGTTCTCTTCCGTGGAGGATCTGCTTTGTTCCAGCTGA
- a CDS encoding DUF1385 domain-containing protein — MFQLKRICSSALGALDLAVLAVASQEGGRSLPVGGQAVIEGVMMRGHSAWGLAIRSPGGEVAKYRWDTSSWVASSPWNWPILRGFCSMLDMIREGYRGLSISASVVSAEGQPSRWEALLSVALALVMVVGLFLLLPLWLSELLGRRAHVGGVGLKLLEGLVRCAVFVAYIGLMGLIGDMRRVFAYHGAEHKTINAYESGADLTADSVLRFSRIHVRCGTSFLVVVVLVSVLVFGTLGNGGLVWRISSRVVLLPLVVGISYEIIKWASRGGALGRGLIFPALGLQLLTTREPSSDQVEVALSALRLALGDEDGHVDPWSQKLDQG, encoded by the coding sequence TTGTTCCAGCTGAAGAGGATCTGCTCATCTGCCCTTGGGGCCTTAGATCTAGCCGTCTTGGCTGTGGCGTCTCAGGAGGGGGGGAGGTCCCTGCCCGTTGGGGGCCAGGCGGTGATAGAGGGGGTCATGATGAGGGGCCACTCCGCCTGGGGGCTGGCGATCCGCTCCCCTGGGGGTGAGGTCGCCAAATATCGCTGGGACACATCCTCCTGGGTGGCCTCCTCCCCCTGGAATTGGCCCATATTGAGGGGCTTCTGCTCCATGTTGGATATGATAAGGGAGGGCTATAGGGGGCTATCCATCTCCGCCTCTGTGGTCTCGGCGGAGGGCCAGCCGTCCCGCTGGGAGGCCTTGCTTTCGGTGGCCTTGGCGTTGGTGATGGTGGTGGGGCTCTTCCTTCTCCTGCCCCTGTGGCTATCGGAGCTCCTGGGCCGCAGGGCTCACGTGGGGGGAGTGGGCCTCAAGCTGCTGGAGGGGCTGGTCAGGTGCGCCGTCTTCGTGGCCTACATAGGGCTCATGGGGCTCATAGGGGACATGAGGCGGGTCTTCGCCTATCACGGGGCGGAGCACAAGACGATAAACGCCTACGAATCCGGGGCGGATTTGACGGCGGACTCGGTCCTCCGGTTCTCGAGGATTCATGTGAGATGCGGTACCTCCTTCCTGGTGGTGGTGGTGCTGGTCAGCGTCCTGGTCTTCGGCACCCTTGGCAACGGGGGCCTGGTCTGGAGGATATCGAGCCGGGTGGTTTTGCTTCCCTTGGTGGTTGGCATCTCATACGAGATAATAAAGTGGGCCTCCCGGGGAGGTGCCCTGGGGAGGGGGCTGATCTTCCCCGCCCTTGGGCTTCAGCTTCTCACCACCCGGGAACCATCATCGGATCAGGTGGAGGTGGCCCTGAGCGCCCTTCGCCTCGCCTTGGGCGACGAGGATGGCCATGTGGATCCGTGGTCACAAAAACTAGATCAGGGGTGA
- the rpmE gene encoding 50S ribosomal protein L31 produces the protein MKKDVHPKYDVCKVTCACGNSFETRSTLEEIKVTVCNACHPFYTGKKGGRVAEAGRLEKFRQKYAGVDYGQRKVSE, from the coding sequence ATGAAGAAGGACGTCCATCCCAAGTATGACGTGTGCAAGGTGACCTGCGCTTGCGGCAACAGCTTTGAGACCCGGTCCACCCTGGAGGAGATAAAGGTGACCGTGTGCAACGCCTGTCATCCCTTCTACACCGGCAAGAAGGGCGGCCGGGTGGCCGAGGCGGGCCGCCTTGAGAAGTTCCGTCAGAAGTACGCGGGGGTTGACTACGGTCAGAGGAAGGTCTCTGAGTAG
- the prfA gene encoding peptide chain release factor 1, giving the protein MDFLKKLEEIESAFQDIESRMADPEISNNVQEMQSLSRRHSELYPVVQAFREYRKVMRSLEEAQELLEQDDEEMRQLAKEEVQRLSDMLPGLEQDLKVLLLPRDPNDHKNVIIEIRAGAGGDEAALFAADLFRMYTRYTERQGWRYEIMEMNETGIGGYKEVVFLVKGEGAYSKLKFESGVHRVQRIPVTEASGRIHTSTATVAVLPEAEDVDVQIRPEDLKIDTYRASGAGGQYVNMTDSAVRITHIPTGLVVTCQDERSQLKNRAKAMQLLRARLYDQELQKQQAQMAAERKGQVGTGDRSERIRTYNYPQNRLTDHRIGFTLYKLDQVLDGDLYELIEALRVADQAEKLKTLAL; this is encoded by the coding sequence TTGGACTTTCTGAAGAAGCTAGAGGAGATAGAGTCCGCCTTCCAGGACATCGAATCCAGGATGGCGGATCCTGAGATCTCCAACAATGTGCAGGAGATGCAGTCCCTTAGCAGGAGGCACTCGGAGCTCTATCCGGTGGTTCAGGCCTTCAGGGAGTACCGCAAGGTTATGAGATCCCTTGAGGAGGCCCAGGAGCTTCTGGAGCAGGACGATGAGGAGATGCGGCAGCTGGCCAAGGAGGAGGTCCAGAGGCTTTCTGACATGTTGCCGGGGCTGGAGCAGGACCTCAAGGTGCTCCTGTTGCCCCGGGATCCCAACGATCACAAGAACGTGATAATAGAGATAAGGGCCGGCGCTGGGGGAGACGAGGCGGCCCTGTTCGCCGCCGACCTGTTCCGGATGTACACCCGGTACACCGAGAGGCAGGGGTGGCGCTACGAGATAATGGAGATGAACGAGACCGGCATCGGGGGCTATAAGGAAGTGGTCTTCCTCGTCAAGGGTGAGGGGGCCTACAGCAAGCTCAAGTTCGAGAGCGGGGTCCACCGGGTGCAGCGGATCCCGGTCACCGAGGCAAGCGGCAGGATTCACACCTCCACCGCCACCGTGGCGGTGTTGCCCGAGGCGGAGGACGTGGACGTCCAGATAAGGCCCGAGGATCTGAAGATAGACACCTACCGGGCCAGCGGTGCCGGAGGCCAGTACGTCAACATGACCGATTCGGCGGTCAGGATAACCCACATCCCCACCGGTCTGGTGGTGACCTGCCAGGATGAGAGGTCCCAGCTCAAGAACCGAGCCAAGGCCATGCAGCTTCTGAGGGCCAGGCTCTACGACCAGGAGCTTCAAAAGCAGCAGGCCCAGATGGCGGCGGAGCGCAAGGGGCAGGTTGGAACCGGGGATAGGTCCGAGCGCATAAGGACCTACAACTACCCCCAGAACAGGCTTACGGACCATCGGATCGGTTTCACCCTCTACAAGCTGGACCAGGTGCTGGACGGGGATCTCTACGAGCTTATCGAGGCCCTGAGGGTGGCGGATCAGGCGGAGAAGCTCAAGACCCTGGCCCTGTAG
- a CDS encoding HPP family protein produces MKVADVMERDLTALWEDSTLLDAVEVMFSHGLSGVPVVDEDYRVIGFISEKDVVRAALPGYVDYLQDALVIPDFGQFQVRLRRAGKEMVSKYMAKDVISFQEDDSDLYVAMTMIRHNIKRAPVVRGGVLIGAVTRAALMGRMMEEVSS; encoded by the coding sequence ATGAAGGTTGCGGACGTGATGGAGCGAGACCTTACCGCCCTTTGGGAGGACTCCACCCTCTTGGATGCGGTGGAGGTCATGTTCAGCCACGGCCTTTCGGGGGTCCCGGTGGTGGATGAGGATTACCGGGTCATAGGCTTCATAAGCGAGAAGGACGTGGTTAGGGCCGCCCTGCCGGGCTACGTGGACTACCTTCAGGATGCCCTGGTCATCCCTGACTTCGGCCAGTTCCAGGTGAGGCTTAGGAGGGCAGGCAAGGAGATGGTGAGCAAGTACATGGCAAAGGACGTAATATCCTTCCAGGAGGACGACAGCGACCTCTATGTGGCCATGACCATGATCCGTCACAACATCAAGCGGGCGCCGGTGGTGAGGGGCGGAGTTCTCATCGGGGCCGTGACTCGAGCGGCCCTAATGGGCAGGATGATGGAGGAGGTGTCCTCCTGA
- the trxB gene encoding thioredoxin-disulfide reductase: protein MERRELVILGAGPAGLTAAIYGRRAGLDVLIIERGMPGGQITITDEIENWPGVQHASGQELADSFRRHAEKFSPEFRDATVTSLEVRDGRKVVVTDKGEVEAEAVIIATGANFKRLGCPGEAEYTGRGVSYCAVCDGAFFEGEEVAVIGGGNTAVEEACYLTQFASKVYIVHRRDSFRADKVPVERAMSNPKIVPIFDSVVEAIEGGDMVERLVLWNVKTQEVSTLPVSGVFIFVGTAPNSGFASSLVETSPGGWIKTNSRMETSVEGIFAAGDVRDTFLRQVVTAAGDGAVAAMSAYSYITEQLHLQKILLEPPRVNALFYSSIDQEQVRLVGRVEEWASSKNVQVTLVDGYRNLRMMEKLGVRELPTAMVLKEGREVSRASVTSEEDLGLFLEL from the coding sequence ATGGAGAGACGTGAACTGGTCATACTGGGCGCCGGACCTGCCGGCCTTACCGCCGCCATATATGGGCGAAGGGCGGGGCTAGACGTCCTCATAATAGAGAGGGGAATGCCCGGGGGGCAGATAACAATAACCGATGAGATAGAGAACTGGCCGGGGGTTCAGCACGCATCGGGCCAGGAGCTTGCGGACAGCTTCAGGAGGCACGCGGAGAAGTTCTCCCCAGAGTTCAGGGATGCCACCGTCACCTCCCTTGAGGTTCGGGACGGTAGGAAGGTGGTGGTGACCGACAAGGGGGAGGTGGAGGCCGAGGCGGTGATAATAGCCACTGGGGCCAACTTCAAGCGTCTCGGGTGCCCCGGGGAGGCGGAGTACACCGGCAGGGGCGTCAGCTACTGCGCGGTTTGTGACGGAGCCTTCTTCGAGGGGGAGGAGGTGGCGGTCATAGGGGGTGGTAACACCGCCGTGGAGGAGGCCTGCTACCTCACCCAGTTCGCCAGCAAGGTCTACATAGTCCACCGGAGGGACTCCTTCCGGGCCGACAAGGTGCCGGTGGAGAGGGCCATGAGCAACCCCAAGATAGTGCCGATCTTCGACTCGGTGGTGGAGGCCATCGAGGGCGGGGATATGGTGGAGCGGCTGGTGCTTTGGAACGTGAAGACCCAGGAGGTCTCCACCCTTCCGGTGTCCGGGGTGTTCATCTTCGTGGGCACCGCTCCTAACAGCGGCTTCGCCTCCTCCCTGGTGGAGACGTCCCCCGGGGGATGGATAAAGACCAACTCCCGGATGGAGACCTCAGTGGAGGGGATCTTCGCCGCCGGGGACGTGAGGGACACGTTCCTCCGGCAGGTGGTGACCGCCGCTGGGGACGGGGCGGTGGCCGCCATGTCCGCCTACTCTTACATAACCGAGCAGCTCCACCTGCAGAAGATCCTGTTGGAGCCCCCTCGGGTGAACGCACTCTTCTATTCCAGCATAGATCAGGAGCAGGTCCGTCTAGTGGGACGGGTGGAGGAGTGGGCCTCGTCCAAGAACGTACAGGTCACCTTGGTGGATGGCTACAGGAACCTTAGGATGATGGAGAAACTGGGGGTCAGGGAGCTGCCCACCGCCATGGTACTCAAGGAAGGCAGGGAGGTGAGCAGGGCCTCGGTGACCTCGGAGGAGGACCTGGGGCTGTTCCTTGAGCTCTAA
- a CDS encoding TAXI family TRAP transporter solute-binding subunit, whose protein sequence is MTKRIAKLILAAFMVASLAGVASAKTFLSIATGGTSGTYYPLGGAIAQAVNKGAPDLQVTAETGNASVANLNLIGAHDIEIAFAQNDTAYWAYNGKMMFKTPIKNVRVIAALYPEHVHLITLKNSNVKNIQDLKGKRVSVGAPGSGVEADVRAIFQTVGLKYSDMKTDFLDFGTTTQRFKDNQLDAGFVVAGYPVSSIMDLATTKEINLVSFDDATLGKLTKDFPYFVKSSIPANTYKGVTSAVKTPAVMALLVVDEKVPADVVYKFTKALWENIDVVHKAHAKGKEITLKTALNGVTVPLHPGAAKYYQEKGMKLPK, encoded by the coding sequence ATGACCAAGCGAATAGCTAAGCTGATCTTGGCGGCCTTCATGGTAGCGTCGCTGGCGGGGGTAGCCAGCGCCAAGACGTTCCTTTCCATAGCCACCGGGGGTACCTCCGGAACCTACTATCCGCTAGGGGGCGCCATAGCGCAGGCGGTAAACAAGGGGGCACCGGATCTGCAGGTGACCGCCGAGACCGGCAACGCTTCTGTGGCGAACCTGAACCTCATAGGGGCCCACGACATAGAGATAGCCTTCGCCCAGAACGACACTGCCTACTGGGCCTACAACGGCAAGATGATGTTCAAGACCCCCATCAAGAACGTGCGTGTCATCGCCGCCCTCTATCCGGAGCACGTTCACCTGATCACCCTCAAGAACTCCAACGTTAAGAACATCCAGGACCTCAAGGGGAAGCGGGTCTCCGTCGGCGCCCCCGGATCCGGCGTGGAGGCGGACGTGAGGGCCATCTTCCAGACCGTGGGGCTCAAGTACTCGGACATGAAGACCGACTTCCTGGACTTCGGGACCACCACCCAGCGCTTCAAGGACAACCAGCTTGATGCGGGCTTCGTGGTGGCGGGGTACCCGGTGTCATCCATAATGGACCTGGCCACCACCAAGGAGATAAATCTGGTGAGCTTCGATGACGCCACCCTGGGCAAGCTCACCAAGGACTTCCCCTACTTCGTAAAGAGCTCCATCCCCGCCAACACTTACAAGGGGGTAACCTCAGCGGTCAAGACCCCGGCGGTGATGGCCCTGCTAGTGGTGGACGAGAAGGTCCCTGCGGACGTGGTCTACAAGTTCACCAAGGCCCTCTGGGAGAACATCGACGTGGTCCACAAGGCCCACGCCAAGGGCAAGGAGATAACCCTCAAGACCGCCCTGAACGGGGTCACCGTTCCCCTGCATCCTGGGGCCGCCAAGTACTACCAGGAGAAGGGCATGAAGCTCCCCAAGTAG
- the fliS gene encoding flagellar export chaperone FliS has translation MDANVARRAQDMYRANQIQTATREQLLLLTYDIGIKACNGAIDAMERAQIERANEELKRAQAVVRELMVTLNMEQGGDVAKALLSLYDFFYNRLVEANVKKDPSIVREVLAMLEELRRTWVEAMEKIREEQTPKQPEHVATPSGSGLGGVNIAG, from the coding sequence ATGGATGCCAACGTTGCCCGCAGGGCTCAGGACATGTACAGGGCGAACCAGATCCAGACCGCCACCAGGGAACAGCTACTGCTTCTGACTTACGACATAGGGATAAAGGCGTGCAACGGCGCCATAGACGCCATGGAGAGGGCCCAGATAGAGAGGGCAAACGAGGAGCTCAAGAGAGCCCAGGCGGTGGTGAGGGAGCTGATGGTCACCCTGAACATGGAGCAGGGGGGCGACGTTGCCAAGGCCCTCCTCAGCCTCTACGACTTCTTCTACAACCGATTGGTGGAGGCGAACGTAAAGAAGGATCCTTCCATAGTGAGGGAGGTCCTGGCCATGCTGGAGGAGCTTCGAAGGACCTGGGTCGAGGCCATGGAGAAGATCCGGGAGGAGCAGACGCCTAAACAGCCGGAGCACGTGGCAACTCCATCCGGATCCGGTCTTGGAGGTGTTAACATTGCGGGCTGA